In Uranotaenia lowii strain MFRU-FL chromosome 2, ASM2978415v1, whole genome shotgun sequence, one genomic interval encodes:
- the LOC129747696 gene encoding spermine oxidase-like isoform X2 has translation MNPRIVIIGAGASGVAAATRLIEKGYRNVTVLEAEKRLGGRIHTVPFAANVIDLGAQWCHGEVKNVVYGLGSRFNVFDSNRARYENFPLTKSNGQEVPREVSEKLINLMWTILETYRNELSQHRGSLGSFIMEKFAALLQTDEYADIDQTTAYQFLEFFHKFENSIEASDSWFDTSGPGYLHYWECEGDMLLNWKDKGYVTVLDILMKRHPFTTADCEPINLEDYTQFSKSVANICWNSGPDSLASIRCVDGSVYDADHVICTVSLGVLKEKYESMFSPELPAIKKNAIQGLTLGTVDKLMLEFKKPFWPKDWQGLSLLWNKEDLEEIRKSPNSWIEDVFGFYPVDYQPNVLCGWISGKSARRMERCSEEDVRKCCLYLLRKFMKDSTIPEPVSFKRSQWYSNPNFRGSYSFRSMTTDLLNTSAEHLALPLTNACGIPIVQFAGEATHSHFYSTVHGAIESGWREADRLIGLYERKAHL, from the exons ATGAATCCACGTATCGTGATTATTGGTGCCGGTGCATCCGGTGTGGCTGCTGCCACCCGGTTGATTGAGAAAGGCTACCGAAATGTGACTGTTCTCGAAGCGGAGAAACGCCTGGGCGGACGGATTCACACCGTACCCTTTGCCGCTAATGTTATCGATTTGGGGGCTCAGTG GTGCCATGGGGAAGTGAAGAACGTCGTCTATGGACTGGGTTCACGATTTAACGTCTTCGATAGCAACCGGGCGAGGTATGAAAACTTTCCGCTGACCAAATCTAATGGCCAGGAAGTGCCCCGGGAGGTCAGTGAAAAGCTGATAAACTTGATGTGGACAATTTTGGAAACGTACAGAAACGAGCTGAGCCAGCACCGTGGTTCGTTGGGATCGTTTATTATGGAAAAGTTTGCCGCCTTGCTGCAAACGGACGAGTACGCTGACATTGACCAGACAACGGCGTaccaatttttggaatttttccacaaatttgaaaattccatcGAAGCATCGGACAGCTGGTTCGATACTTCCGGTCCGGGCTATCTGCACTACTGGGAATGTGAAGGAGACATGCTGTTGAATTGGAAGGATAAAGGATACGTTACTGTTCTGGATATCTTGATG AAACGCCACCCGTTTACAACGGCAGACTGTGAACCCATCAACCTGGAAGACTATACCCAATTCAGCAAAAGTGTTGCCAACATTTGCTGGAATTCAGGGCCGGACAGTTTGGCTTCGATACGGTGCGTCGATGGTTCGGTCTACGATGCCGATCATGTGATTTGTACCGTTTCGTTGGGTGTTCTTAAGGAAAAGTATGAGAGCATGTTTTCACCGGAACTTCCTGCTATTAAAAAGAATGCCATCCAAGGACTGACTCTGGGAACGGTGGACAAACTTATGCTGGAATTTAAGAAACCGTTTTGGCCAAAGGATTGGCAAGGCTTGAGTTTGTTGTGGAACAAGGAAGATTTGGAGGAAATTCGGAAATCACCCAACAGCTGGATAGAGGACGTTTTTGGATTCTACCCCGTCGACTATCAACCGAACGTGCTTTGCGGTTGGATATCCGGCAAGAGCGCACGCCGCATGGAAAGATGCAGCGAGGAGGACGTTCGGAAGTGCTGTCTGTATTTActgagaaaatttatgaaagatTCAACCATTCCAGAGCCAGTCTCCTTCAAACGGTCTCAATGGTACAGCAACCCGAACTTCCGTGGGTCGTACAGCTTCCGTTCGATGACAACGGATCTGCTGAATACTTCGGCGGAGCATTTAGCCTTACCGTTGACGAATGCT